The window GCTAATTTTCATGACTTTATCCTTTCTTAAGCACCAGCTCCTCTTCACGAGTCGTAACTATCTAGCTACCCCTCATGAAAAACAAAAAGGTCCAGGACCTTTTACACTTTGTTAATCAGAGTATATTAATTTTCAAATTAATATACTCTGACTTTTAAAAAGTCACTCTAGAATTAGGATTCATACCTTAATGACAATGATCCTATTATTATTATTAAGAATATTTTAACTACAGCTGCAATCGTTGCAGCCACACAAAAACCTATAAGCCCACTTTGTTTAATTAATATTACTCCACCACCAATATATATTAATCCATATATGGTTTGAATAACCGTTTGCCAGAACGTCGCACAGTATCTAAGAATTATTGATTGAGTTATAACACTTGAAGCAATAAGAATTGCAGCCAAATTTGCTAAAACTAATATTTCTAATACATCATCATATATAGTAGGATAAAGAATCCTTATAATATAGGTTGATAAAAAAATACACCCTATAAATGCTATAGCGCTAAACACTATTACTAAAAGGTTAATTAATAAAAATTCTTTAACCCTCATTCTTCTTTTACTTTTCGAAAAATATGTTAATAAAACCCCAGATATGGGCTGCAATACAAAACTAGACATTTTTCCAACTAAAGTAGCAGCATAATATACAGTCACTTGTCTTCCACCTAATAATGGTAAAATAATTAAACGATCTAAATAAATAAGTACATTCCCTATTACATTAGAAAATGCTAAGGATATATATTTATTTAAAGTTAATTTGAATTTAGATGTTATTCTCAATGGTTCTAAATAAATGTTTGTAGTAAATAGCAAAAAAAGTATTGAGAATATTTCTCCAAAAAGAAAAACAATTTCCCATTTGTCTGAATATCCATAATAAAGTATTGCAGTACCTATAATTAATCCAATACAGTAAATTACACTATGATAAAAAATCTTTTTGTAATCAATATTCAATCGATAACTTACAATTAAATAAGATCTCAACATAGTTAATATCGAAACGATAACTAACATTGGTATTGTTGAAGTTGATTCATTGATAAGATCAAAAGATGCTAATAATAAAATTGAACCCATGTTAGTAAAGCTAGCAAGAATTAATAATGGAATAAAATCTCCTGATATTTTGTTGTCCTCATATTCATTATTTACAATCAGTCTTATGTTATTTAATGAATTTCCCATAACAACTGATATTATATTTACTAATCCCATAATTGTAAGAATTTCACCAAAAGTATCACTATCATATTCCCTACCAATTAAAGGATAAACCAAAAATTGTAATATTGAAACTGAGATAGCAGAAGAAAAAATATTTATTACTATATCTAATAAAAACTTTCCTTTTTTATAACTCCTTATGTTCAATAGATATCCCTTTCCCTTATATATGATCTCGTTAACATTGATTTATACAATATATACATATCGTTTGAAAAAGGTAGAAAAACATTGACTTTAAATAAAATTATAACTTGTTAACAGCAAAGACGACTAACCAATTTTGTATTATTATACTTTCATTACAATGCACTTTTTTTTCTTTCCTCTGATGAAACTATATATAAAAATAGTATTAGAACTATTCCCCCAGAAGTTAATAATGTTGTAAGCAGAGCGCTATCATTTAAAATTACTATTGTGTACAACATTAGAGCAGTATATCTATATCTGTTGTTTAATCCTTCAGATATTGAGTCAATAAATAAAAATATGACACCTAGTGCTATTGTAAGTAAAATCATTAATAGTAGCCCACCATTGTCATAAGCATCTGCTAAAAAACCAGTATTAGCATTTGCTCCTCCCGATGAAACTAGAAAAGTAGAATGTATAGAATAAGGAGATTCTAAACCTAATACTTTACCAATCAACCCTTCAGAAAAATACAATTTAGGGTTTTTGGAAAAAAAATCATAATGGTTAAAGCTTAGTAAAGCTGGAATATTTAATTGGCGGATTGGCATTAATGCTATTGTAAAAAAATTATTTGTTATTAAGAATAAAAAACTTGAAACAGTAATAGCTAACGTATAAAAAGTAGGAACTCCAACAAAGAATTTTTTCTTTTTTAATAGAAATGTAAACACAATTAAAAATAGGACTGAAAATAATATTGATTTATGCCCTGTACATAAATAAAAATATATCTGAAAAAAACAAGAAATAAACAACATTATTTTCTTATCTTCAATCATGTACATTACGATGCAAAATGGAATAAATAATTTTGCAATCCAGTTAACCAAGTAACCCCAAAAGACACCATATTCTGCTTCTGCCCTTAGTTCATATATTTCATTGAAATTCAAAGCCCTAAGATCAATACCTCCGAATTTCATTGTAAATAGAATTAAAAGGAAACAGGTTATAATGAAAATAACGTTAACAAAATTCAAATATTTTTTTGTTTCAAACCCAATAAATTTAACTCTAAATGGCTTAAATAACCGTAAAAATATAAATAAAATTAAAGAGCATACAACTAAGTAAGAAAAATAATTAAAGCTTAAATTTGCCTGCCAAAATATACTTAATACAGGTACAACTGTAATAATAAAAAACAATTGAGTTAATTGATATGATGGTCTTTGTTGCCCCTTGGGCAGGACTTTTATTAATAGAAAAAAACATAAATTAGAAATAAATAATTTTATTATAGATGGATCCCAAACTAACCCAGAATATGAATAGTTGGGTGCAACAAAAACATAATAAATCACTTCTAAGACTATTTTATAGGCCATAACCCAGAAGTAATATTTTAGATTAGTATACATTTATAAAACATCCTTTTTTGTCTCTGTTGTCCCTGGTATATTTCATTACATAACTTTAAAATTTTATTTTTGTTAAAATTAGTTTTTAAGATTATCTCTCGTCTATAAGACTAAAATGTTATAAAAAACTTACTTTAATTGTTACCTATTAGATAAAATTAAAAGTAATTCACGGTTTATTTAACAATTTATTATTTTGTTTTTTACAGAAAAAATTTCTCTTTTTCAACAAACATCTGCCTGTCGACAAAAACACTGTATCTTACTATCATCCACATATTATCTTTTATATACTTTTCAGTATTTCGCAAAGTTTTGTTTCATACTGCTTCCAGTTGTATTTGTGCAATACTGCTTTATAAGCATTATTCCCCATATGAATAGAATCATCTATATTGTTCATCATGTAAAGTATTCCGTTAGCTAAGGCTTCACCAGACTCCTCTGGGACTGCAATCCCACACTTATTTTCTTTAATTATTGTTGACGTTTCCTTATTTAATTCACAGGTAATTATCGCTAAATTTGCAGCCATATAGTCAAATATTTTATTAGGTAAACAATGGTACTCTCCATATAGGTATGAGTCAAAACGAGTTATACCTGCTATATTTCCTTTCAAAAATTTAGTTACATCCCCTTTACTCATCCAAGGAATAATCTCAATATTTTCTTTAATATTGTTTTCTTCTATTAATAATGTATAATCATTGTATTTGGTTTCATAATTTTCATTATTAGGAAATCCACCTAATATTCGAATTTTTGCATTTGAATTCTCGTTTTTTAATATCTTAGCCGCTTCAATTAATATGACTTCTTGCTTCTTATCAGCAAAATTACCAATAAACACAAAACTATTTTTATCCCTATTCATATTTGATGTAGTTTCCTCATCTTCAACCAACAATGTATTAGGAATAGAAAATGAATTACTGTTAAATTTTAAATATTTATTTTTCATGGTTTCATTCACACAAAACACTGCATCTATTCTTTTACTAATAAACTTCAAAATTAATCCCGTAATTTTATTAAGTGTATTAGCTATGGTTACATTATTTACTTTCTCCTTAAAATGATTTTCATACCATTCATGGCAATCAAAAATAACTTTTATATCCTTAATAAATAATTTAAGGAAAAAAGCAACAACCAATGAATCTGGCTCGGGGGCAATGATTATGTTAGGCTTATTTTCTTTCCCCATTTTATATAAGTGTTTTAAACTAAAAACTCTATTAATTAGTCCTTTTTTTCTAGTAAAGCCATCGATACCTATATTATCTTTCGATATTTCTTTCTTAGTATTTGGACTTATATTAATTACTTCATATCCACATTTTACAAGTGCAATACTAATTTTATAATACACCCTCTTATCATAAGGTGGATGAGACGAACATAGGTATAAAACTTTCAATTTTAATAATCCCCTTTAAGAAATTCGATTTAGAATATTTCTTTGTAAATCAAACTTATAATATTTTTTAATTTTGGAAGATTGGGGTTCCCAATAGTGAAATTACTTCGTTTCAAAACGCTAACAGCCCTCCTATCTTGACTTCAAATCCTAAATTCTCAAGTTTTGCTCCTTAATTCTAAAAACATAGATACTACTTTCTTCATTTATTTTATTTATAAGTCTAGGAATATTTACTTCCAAAACTACTGTTCTAGTACATATCTCTATTAATTATTCGAAATTTATCTAACTATTTATATTTAAATCTATTCTGTTCTTATCGATGTATATAGAAATATTTATCACTTTTCTTACCTTTTTTCCCAAACAACTCTATTCACATAATCCGTATAAGATAAAATTATCCTAAGTACCTTATCTGAAACATTAGGCATACTATAATCTGATACATTTCTAAGAATATTTTTTTCTTGTATCTCTAATATTTCTAACCCCTGTAATATTCTTTCTTTCTTAAGCCCTACCATCATTACTGACCCTTCTTCCATTGCCTCTGGTCTTTCATGGGCTTGTCTTATATTAAGCGCTCTAAACCCAAGGATAGATGATTCTTC of the Bacillus sp. 1NLA3E genome contains:
- a CDS encoding O-antigen polymerase; amino-acid sequence: MYTNLKYYFWVMAYKIVLEVIYYVFVAPNYSYSGLVWDPSIIKLFISNLCFFLLIKVLPKGQQRPSYQLTQLFFIITVVPVLSIFWQANLSFNYFSYLVVCSLILFIFLRLFKPFRVKFIGFETKKYLNFVNVIFIITCFLLILFTMKFGGIDLRALNFNEIYELRAEAEYGVFWGYLVNWIAKLFIPFCIVMYMIEDKKIMLFISCFFQIYFYLCTGHKSILFSVLFLIVFTFLLKKKKFFVGVPTFYTLAITVSSFLFLITNNFFTIALMPIRQLNIPALLSFNHYDFFSKNPKLYFSEGLIGKVLGLESPYSIHSTFLVSSGGANANTGFLADAYDNGGLLLMILLTIALGVIFLFIDSISEGLNNRYRYTALMLYTIVILNDSALLTTLLTSGGIVLILFLYIVSSEERKKSAL
- a CDS encoding lipopolysaccharide biosynthesis protein, whose protein sequence is MNIRSYKKGKFLLDIVINIFSSAISVSILQFLVYPLIGREYDSDTFGEILTIMGLVNIISVVMGNSLNNIRLIVNNEYEDNKISGDFIPLLILASFTNMGSILLLASFDLINESTSTIPMLVIVSILTMLRSYLIVSYRLNIDYKKIFYHSVIYCIGLIIGTAILYYGYSDKWEIVFLFGEIFSILFLLFTTNIYLEPLRITSKFKLTLNKYISLAFSNVIGNVLIYLDRLIILPLLGGRQVTVYYAATLVGKMSSFVLQPISGVLLTYFSKSKRRMRVKEFLLINLLVIVFSAIAFIGCIFLSTYIIRILYPTIYDDVLEILVLANLAAILIASSVITQSIILRYCATFWQTVIQTIYGLIYIGGGVILIKQSGLIGFCVAATIAAVVKIFLIIIIGSLSLRYES
- a CDS encoding glycosyltransferase, with translation MKVLYLCSSHPPYDKRVYYKISIALVKCGYEVINISPNTKKEISKDNIGIDGFTRKKGLINRVFSLKHLYKMGKENKPNIIIAPEPDSLVVAFFLKLFIKDIKVIFDCHEWYENHFKEKVNNVTIANTLNKITGLILKFISKRIDAVFCVNETMKNKYLKFNSNSFSIPNTLLVEDEETTSNMNRDKNSFVFIGNFADKKQEVILIEAAKILKNENSNAKIRILGGFPNNENYETKYNDYTLLIEENNIKENIEIIPWMSKGDVTKFLKGNIAGITRFDSYLYGEYHCLPNKIFDYMAANLAIITCELNKETSTIIKENKCGIAVPEESGEALANGILYMMNNIDDSIHMGNNAYKAVLHKYNWKQYETKLCEILKSI